The sequence below is a genomic window from Inquilinus sp. KBS0705.
AAAGAACACACCTGGCGAACGGTGTAACTGCGATACAATTACACGCTCGGCACCATTTATAACAAAAGTACCTTTAGGTGTCATATAAGGGATGGTACCCAAATAAACATCCTGTACAATTGTTTCAAAATCTTCGTGCTCGGCATCGTTACATGATAAGCGAAGTTTTGCTTTTAATGGCACACTGTAAGTTAACCCGCGCTCAATACACTCGCGTATATCGTAACGTGGCGGATCAATAAAGTAATCAAGAAACTCTAAAACAAAGATGTTCCTTGAATCAGAGATCGGAAAATTTTCGGCAAATACTTTAAACAACCCTTCTTTGTAACGGTTGTCTGAGGTGGTTTCCAATTGAAAAAATTCCTGGAAAGATTGTAACTGTACATCCAGAAAATCGGGGTAATCAAGTACCTTTCTGCTGGTTGCAAAGTTTACTCTTTGGTTATTGTTGTTTGCCAAGGTATTATAATTTTAGTTTATTAATAAACTTGTTGCTGGTTAAATAGCTGTTGCTAAACCCTAACCAACGATGGGGGTAATATAAACAGCAATAGACCCCGACCAAAAACGGTCGGAGTCTGATGCTATTGTGTGTGTGGTTAAATTATTTAACCTCAACTACTGCTCCGGCTTCCTCTAATTGAGATTTTAAAGATTGAGCTTCTTCTTTAGTTACGCCAGTTTTAACCTCTTTAGGTGCACCGTCAACTAAATCTTTAGCTTCTTTCAAGCCTAAACCTGTAAGGTCTTTTACTAATTTAACAACTGCTAATTTTGAACCACCTGCTTCTTTCAGGATCACGTCAAACGCAGTTTGCTCTGCAGCAGCTGCAGGAGCATCATCGCCACCAGCAGGAGCAGCTGAAACAGCTACCGCTGCAGCAGCAGGCTCAATGCCATACTCATCTTTTAATATCTGAGCTAATTCGTTTACTTCTTTTACTGTTAAGTTTACCAACTGTTCAGCAAACGCTTTTAAATCCGCCATTTTATGTTTTATTTTTTACTTAATACTTTTTTGTTTAAATCTAACTTTAAGGTGTTAGTTAACCTCTTTCTTGCAATGTTTTTACAACACCTGCCAATATATTTCCGCCTGATTGCAATGCAGAAATAACGTTCTTTGCCGGTGATTGCAGTAAGCCAACTATCTCGCCAATTAATTGCTCTTTCGATTTTAACTTCGTAAGTGTATCTAACTGGTTATCGCCAACGAATATAGCCGAATCGATGTATGCTGCTTTTAAAACTGGTTTGTCGCCTGTTTTTCTCAATTTCTTGATCAGCTTTGCCGGGGCAGTTGCTGATTTTGAGAAAAGTATAGATGATGAACCTTTTAATACATCAAACATCGGGCTGAAATCGCCACCGGCTGCTTCCATAGCTTTTTTAATCAAGCTATTTTTCGCTACCTGCATGGTGATATCATTTTCGAAACATTGACGACGGATCGTGTTAACTTTTGCAACCGTTAAATCTGAAGTATCGGTGATATAAAAATTACCGTACTCTTTAATTTGTTCAGTAAGGGCAAGAACAAGATCGTATTTTTCTTCTTTATTCATGATTAAATTCCCGCTACTGATTTAGTTTCAATTGTTATTCCCGGCGACATGGTTGAAGAGATGTGTATACTCTTAAAATATGTTCCTTTTGCTGCTGATGGTTTTAATTTAGAGATAGTTTGCAATACTTCTAAAGCATTCTCGTAAATTTTATCAGCAGTGAAAGACGCTTTTCCTATTGAGGTGTGGATGATACCGGTTTTATCAACCTTGAAATCGATTTTACCACCTTTTACCTCGGTTACAGCTTTTCCAACTTCTGGAGTTACTGTACCCGATTTAGGGTTAGGCATTAAGTTACGCGGACCCAATATACGGCCCAAACGTCCTACTTTAGCCATAACACTTGGCATGGTTATGATAATATCAACATCAGTCCATCCGCCTTCAATCTTGGCAATATAATCATCCAAACCTACAAAATCCGCACCTGCATCCTTTGCTTCTTGTTCCTTATCAGGAGTACAAAGCACTAATACACGTACAGTTTTTCCGGTTCCATGAGGTAAGGTTGCAATACCACGCACCATTTGATTGGCTTTACGCGGGTCAACACCTAAACGCACATCAATATCAACCGACGAATCAAACTTGGTATTGGTTAATTCCTTTACCAAAGCTGATGCAGCTTCTAATGAGTACGATTTGTTCGCCTCAATCTTGGATAGTGCCGCTTTTTGATTTTTTGTTAATCTAGCCACTGTCTTAAACTGATTTGTATAAATTAATTAATTCCAGGGAGCCGTACCTGATACGGTTATTCCCATACTGCGGGCAGTACCTGCCACCATTTTCATGGCTGATTCTACTGTAAATGCATTCAAATCAGTCATTTTATCTTTGGCTATACCTTCAACCTGCTCCCAGTTTACACTGGCAACTTTTTTACGGTTGGGCTCGGCCGAACCACCTTTTAAACCTGTTGCTTCCAATAATTGGATGGCAACCGGAGGGGTTTTAATGATAAAATCGAATGACTTGTCGACATAAACAGTAATAACTACCGGTAACACTTTACCAGGTTTATCCTGGGTACGTGCGTTGAACTGCTTGCAAAATTCCATTATGTTCACCCCTTTTGCACCCAATGCTGGGCCAATTGGTGGTGATGGATTTGCAGCGCCGCCCTTCACCTGTAGCTTTACCATCGCACCGACTTCTTTTGCCATTTTACTTTGTTTTAATTATAACTCAATGTTAGTAAGTGGAAGCTAAGTAACATTTATTTTTAATGTTGATTTATTGAATTACTGAATTATTGATTTCAGCGTAGCCTATAAACCCATATATTTTTTAATGCAGGATGATAGTTGAATCAATAATTCAATAAATCAATCCTTCAATAATTATTCTTTCTCTACTTGCATGTAATTCAATTCAAGCGGCGTACGGCGCCCAAATATCTTTACCATTACCTTTAGTTTCTTTTTCTCTTCGTTAACCTCTTCAATAACGCCGCTAAAGCCATTAAATGGCCCATCCATTACTTTAACGTTTTCGCCAACGTAATATGGTACATTCATGGTTTCGCCTTGTGCGCTCATCTCGTCAACCTTACCTAAAATACGGTTAACTTCGGCCTGGCGTAGTGGTATGGCATTTCCTTGCTTGTCGCCTAAAAAACCAATTACACTATTTATATTTTTTATAACGTGTTCTAATTCACCATCAAGCGCGGCTTCCATTAAAACATACCCCGGAAAGTAGTTGCGTTCTTTCGCAATTTTCTTCCCGTCGCGCATTTGATAATACTTTTCGGTAGGTATTAACACTTGTGGTACTAAGTGGGCAATGCCTAAACGTGCTACCTCGGCATCAACGTATTGCTTCACCTTTTTCTCTTTACCACTAATGGCCCTTACCACATACCATTTTAATTGATCACTCATCTATATATAATTAGGCTAGTGAAGTATAAAACTGATTAAGCAAATAACCAATAACCTGGTCCATACCAAATATTACCATCGCGATGATGATTGCAGCTACCAGTACTAAAACAGCACTGCTTTGCAATTCGCGCCATGTTGGCCAGGTTACTTTCTGGGTCAACTCGATGTATGATTCTTTTATATATTCAGTTACAGCAGCCATCTTATTTTTATTATTGCTTATGCACGGGAACAAGGATTCGAACCCTGATCAAAGGTTTTGGAGACCTCTATTCTACCATTGAACTATTCCCGTGTATACTTATCTCCAAAAAACGGAAATTGTGTACTATTTACTTATTGTGAATAAAGTACCGTGACAAAAGTCACGGTACTTTACACAAAAATTAACCGTTTTGCTACCCTTTAAAAGGGTACGAAATTATTTTAAAATTTCAGTTACCTGGCCAGCACCTACAGTTCTGCCACCTTCACGGATAGCGAAACGTAAGCCTTTTTCCATAGCGATAGCGTTGATCAGTTTTACTGTGATGGTAACGTTATCACCTGGCATAACCATTTCTACACCTTCGGCCAATGAAATCTCACCGGTTACGTCAGTTGTACGGAAATAGAATTGCGGACGGTATTTGTTGAAGAATGGTGTGTGACGACCACCTTCTGCTTTTGACAATACGTAAACTTCTGCCTTGAAATCAGTGTGCGGAGTTACTGAACCTGGTTTGCAAATAACCATACCACGACGGATATCAGTTTTTTCAATACCACGTAACAATAAACCTACGTTATCACCAGCTTCACCCCTGTCAAGGATCTTGCGGAACATTTCCACACCTGTAACAGTTGATTTTAAGTTTTCGGCACCCATACCAAGGATGTCTACTTGCTCGCCTGAGTTAATAACACCACGCTCGATACGACCAGTTGCAACAGTACCACGACCAGTGATCGAGAATACGTCTTCAACAGGCATCAAGAAAGGAAGATCAGTTAAACGCGGAGGGATAGGGATCTGTGTATCTACAGCATCCATCAACTCCATAATTTTATCAACCCATTTAGGCTCGCCGTTAAGGCCACCTAATGCCGAACCTTGAATTACAGCGATATCATCACCTGGGTAATCGTAGAATGATAATAATTCGCGGATTTCCATTTCAACAAGTTCTAACAATTCTGGATCATCAACCATGTCAACTTTGTTCATAAACACAACTAATGAAGGCACACCAACCTGGCGGGCTAACAAGATGTGCTCACGAGTTTGAGGCATTGGACCATCAGTAGCGGCAACAACAATAATTGCACCGTCCATTTGAGCCGCACCTGTAACCATGTTTTTCACATAATCCGCGTGACCTGGACAGTCAACGTGAGCATAGTGACGGTTGTTTGTTGAATACTCAACGTGCGCTGTATTAATTGTAATACCACGCTCTTTTTCTTCAGGAGCAGAGTCAATTGAATCAAATGAACGAGCTTCTGAAAAACCTTTATCAGCTAATACCTTAGTGATAGCTGCGGTTAGGGTTGTTTTACCGTGGTCAACGTGACCGATTGTACCGATGTTTAAGTGCGGTTTACTGCGGTCAAATTTTTCTTTTGCCATGATTTATATTTGTTTGTAGGTTAATTTATTTATTAAAATGTATTATATGTATACTTATATAATGAGCCAACAATGGGATTTGAACCCATGACCTCTTCCTTACCAAGGAAGTGCTCTACCCCTGAGCTACGTCGGCTTGTTTTTAGTTCATTAGTTTACTCGTCAATAGTTCATTGGTATTACCTGCTTAGTACAAATGAACTAATGAACCAAGCAACCATTGAACCAACCGAGCGGAAGACGAGGTTCGAACTCGCGACCTATAGCTTGGAAGGCTATCGCTCTACCAACTGAGCTACTTCCGCAATTTTAAAATCCAAAAACTAAACTCTAAACCCTAAAACAATTTTTAGAATTTAGAATTTAGCATATTGAACACTATTTGTGGGGGGAGAAGGATTCGAACCTTCGTAGCCGAAGCAGCGGATTTACAGTCCGCCCCATTTGACCGCTCTGGTATCCCCCCAATTGTTGATTTCGGATTAATAATGTTCAAAGTTGAAGCTAAACACTACTCGTCCGAAATAAACAGAGCCTCCTATCGGGATCGAACCAATGACCTACTGATTACAAGTCAGTCGCTCTACCAGCTGAGCTAAGGAGGCTTAAATTGTTAGCCATAACCTTATACTTGTTAATAGTATTTGGGTAAATGGCGGCAAATTAATATTGCGCTATTATTTTTTATTTTAAAGAACCAACCGTTTCATAAAAGGAAGGCCGTTAAGCCCCTCTCTGAAAGGGATTGCAAATCTACAAAAATTTAAGGCTGTACAAAATTTTTTTCCAAAAAAAATCGGCAGGTTTAAAACCTGCCGATCCGGGCTTTGTTTACCCTGCTATATGTGTCTAAAAATCATCGGTTTCTGCTACAAGGGCGGCTTTTTTAGCAGCTTCGGCAGCAATTGATTTTTTTGTTTTATGTTTTTCTATTTGTTTGCGAAGGCTCTCTACAACCAGGTCTGTTGCCTCTTCAAAGCTCTTACATTTCTCTTTGGCAAATATTTGGTTACCCGGTAGCATCAGTTTTATCTCGGCTATTTTGTTCGCCTCATCCTCTACATTTTCCAATTTAAGGTAAACCTCGCCGCTTATAATGTGGTCGTAGAATGTTTCCAGCTTATCAACCTTCTTCTGAATAAAATCCAGTAATTTCCTGTCTGCGGTAAAGTGAATAGATTGCACTGTAATTTTCATTTTTCCTCCTTTTTATGCCTTTGGATGGGCTTGTTTATAAATAGATTTAAGTCTTTCAACCGAATTGTGTGTGTAAATTTGCGTGGCACTAAGGTTGGCGTGACCAAGCAGTTCTTTTATGGCATTTAAATCGGCACCCTTATTTAACAGGCTTGTTGCAAATGTGTGCCTTAGCACATGCGGGCTTTTTTTGCTTTGGGTTGATATGAATGAAAGGTATTTTTGCACTATTAAATATATTAACTTTGGATAAGCATCGGCACCTTTATTTGTAACGAGTAATGTTACCGAAATGTTATGAAATTTTTCACTTTTCTTTACCTCCAGGTAGCGTTTTAACAGTAGCACTAACTCGTGGTTAAGGGGTAATATCCTCTCTTTGTTACGTTTACCTAAAACTTTTATGGTGTTTTCGTAAAAATTTATATCGCTTTCTTTTAAGCCGGTAATTTCGGCAAGGCGCATACCAGTGCCAAACAGCATTTCAATTACCAGTTTATCGCGCAGGCCGGCAAAATCATGTGTAAATATGTCCGCATCCGAAGGATTGCTCTCGCCATTATCTAACATCCGCGTTAGCTTATCGGTATCAACAACAACGGGTAGGTTTTTGGGCACCTTTGGGGCAATTATGCGCGATGTTGGATTAACGGCGATATCCCCCTCCTGCAATAAAAACTTAAAGTACTTACGCAGTGTGGCTATTTTACGGTTAACAGACCGGGCTATGAGTTTTTGATCCATCAGGTGAACCATCCAGCCACGAATATCGTGATGGCTTATCTCTGATGGGTGAGTGTATGCTGGGGTAAGATTGTCTTTCGGGTTCAGGAACAGCATGAACTGTTCAAGGTCTGATTGATAGGCAGATACTGTGTGGGGGGAGTATCTTTTTTCAAACTTTATATAATTGATGAACTTGTCTAAAAACATAAAAACTATTTATACACCCAGTGAATGAATGTACAAATAGTTTTTTTTATAGAGACAAGAAAATGTTAAAATTCTTTTGTTGAAAAAGAATTAAACAGTTTCAAGGTTCATATTCTGCTTGTAGATGGCATGTTTAATTTCGTGCCTGCGAGTTATGGATTTCTTTTCAAAAGCCTGGCGACTGCGCAGCTCTCTTAATACTCCAGTTTTCTCAAATTTCTTTTTGAAGCGTTTCAATGCTTTATCTAATGATTCGCCGTCTTTTACGTTGATAATGATCATAATCCCAAATACCTCCTTTCAGGGACGTCAAAGGTAGGAAAATACTTTTAATTCTAAAACACAATTAATTACAAATCTTTCTACGTTAAATAACTGCGTTCGGGCTATTGTGTGAGGGATGGGTATATCCGCTTCTCGGGAGGCAGCGCCATAAACTTTTTGTAGCTATCGTTTATATAAGCCACCATAGATTCGCGGTTGTTGCTGCGCACAAATGCATAAGTTGGGCGGTATAACGACATGAAGTTTTCCAGATCCTTCCCTTTCAAGGGCACAATACTCCCTACGTACGACATGCTGAACGCGGCATCAATCTGCCGTTCTTCTGCATCACGCCTAAAATATCGTTTTAACCGCCGGGCATCTTTACCCTCTTTACTAAACCAGGTAGATGGTGAAAAAGCGTAAACCTTACTTTTTTCATAAACCTGCGGGTATTCGGTCTGTGGATTAAAATCCATCCGTTTAGCGCTGATATTTACCTCTCTTAGTGCTATTGTTTGTGTGTTAAGCAATATCCTTTTAGGGATCATATCTATCAAGTATAATGTATCTGACACATACCCGGGCGAGTTGAATATCAGCGTATGACCTGTAGTAGTGCGTATGCTAAAAGCCCCGTTTTTATCTGTAATGGTTACCTGCTTATTATTTTCGTCGCGTATAAACACATCACTCATGCGTTTATTGGTGCCATTCTCGTAAACCGTGCCTTTTAAAACACCTTGCCCCATGGCGTTACCAACAGTTAATAACAAAGCAGCAACAACTAAATATATTTTTTGCATGGTTATAAAGCTACATATTAATTAAACCGCTGTAAAATATTAAGGTTTCAATTTTAACATTTAAAATCAATAAAAAACCCGGCTTTTGGCCGGGCTTTCATTATTTCTTCCAAACGTTATTGTCCGGGTTAAAATCAGGTAACGATTTATCAGGATCGTAGGTAACCGATTCTATTTCTTCGGTCGATGGGTATTTAACAATAAAGCTATTGTTACGTTCCCAAATTTCAACCGGCAGGTTCAATCTTTCGGTTTTACCGCTTTTGGTTTTTATTTCAAGAATAACCGGCATGGCCATTTTTTCGAGGTTATCTAAAGTGATCAAAGCACCTTTTGATGGGTCGCCGCTTACGTATTTAACGTCTCTTACGCCAACATCAAGGCGCCAGTTATTTTGGAACCAACCTCTCCAAAACCATTGTAAGCTTTCACCGCTCGCGTTTTCGATGGTACGGAAAAAGTCATCTGGCGTTGGGTGTTTAAATGCCCAACGGTTAATGTAAGTTTTAAAAGCAAAGTCAAAACGCTCGGGGCCTAATATCTGTTCGCGCAGTAAGGTTAAGCCCATACCGGGTTTAAAGTATAGTAATATACCGTTGTTTCTTTCTTTTAAATTCTCGGGGTTGCTAAATACGGGCTCCAGATCGGGCTTGGTTAATAGGTCCCCTACCCTTTGCATATCTTGCTTTTTACCCGCGTATTCGCCGTTATTAAAGTCGGCTGTTGATAGGGTATTAATAAAGGTATTAAAGCCTTCGTCCATCCAGCCATAAAGCCGCTCGTTAGAGCCTACTATCATCGGGAACCAGGTATGGCCAAATTCATGATCATTTACTCCCCATAGGTTGCCCTTTGTAGCCCTGCTACCGCAAAATACTATACCAGGATACTCCATACCGTTTACATTACCTGCAACAGCTGTAGCCGCAGGGTAAGGGTATTCGAACCATTTTGATGAGTTATACTCAATAGATTTTTTTACGTATTCTGTTGAACGGCCCCAGGCATTGTTACCATCGCTTTCTACAGGGTAGGCGGATACGGCGGTAGACTTTTTACCACTAGGCAAATTCATTTTAGCAGCATCAATAATAAATGCTGTTGACGAAGCCCAGGCCACATCACGCGCGTTCTTTATTTTGAAATGCCAGGTTAATTCTTTTTTCGCAGGGCGTGAGGCAGCATCAGTAACCTCGCTTGCCGAACGGATAATGACCGTTTTATCGCTTTTTTCGGCCAGTGCCCAGCGTTTTTGCTGCTCAGCGGTATATACATCCTGAGGGTTTAGTAATTCGCCCGATGCTACCACAATATGGTTTGCAGGCGCAGTAATACTTACATCAAAATCGCCATACTCCAGGTAAAACTCGCTTGGGCCTGTATACGGTAAAGCGTTCCAACCC
It includes:
- the rplK gene encoding 50S ribosomal protein L11 codes for the protein MAKEVGAMVKLQVKGGAANPSPPIGPALGAKGVNIMEFCKQFNARTQDKPGKVLPVVITVYVDKSFDFIIKTPPVAIQLLEATGLKGGSAEPNRKKVASVNWEQVEGIAKDKMTDLNAFTVESAMKMVAGTARSMGITVSGTAPWN
- the secE gene encoding preprotein translocase subunit SecE: MAAVTEYIKESYIELTQKVTWPTWRELQSSAVLVLVAAIIIAMVIFGMDQVIGYLLNQFYTSLA
- a CDS encoding carboxypeptidase-like regulatory domain-containing protein yields the protein MQKIYLVVAALLLTVGNAMGQGVLKGTVYENGTNKRMSDVFIRDENNKQVTITDKNGAFSIRTTTGHTLIFNSPGYVSDTLYLIDMIPKRILLNTQTIALREVNISAKRMDFNPQTEYPQVYEKSKVYAFSPSTWFSKEGKDARRLKRYFRRDAEERQIDAAFSMSYVGSIVPLKGKDLENFMSLYRPTYAFVRSNNRESMVAYINDSYKKFMALPPEKRIYPSLTQ
- a CDS encoding M1 family metallopeptidase — its product is MKFNLIAGFTLAVMAVSSVAQAQQTPPVSNYNYHDAFAPFFYTKNGSEYRAADGEPGPKYWQNRADYTLNAKLNDQNNEVIGSEALTYTNNSPQKLDFLWMQLDQNIFKSDSRGTAIIPVTGSRNGGRGQMPDAGYKIKSVKVGDVAVKFLINDTRMQVFLPQGVNANGGQVKLNIEYSFIVPEYGSDRTGILNTKNGKIYTVAQWYPRMYVYDDVMGWNALPYTGPSEFYLEYGDFDVSITAPANHIVVASGELLNPQDVYTAEQQKRWALAEKSDKTVIIRSASEVTDAASRPAKKELTWHFKIKNARDVAWASSTAFIIDAAKMNLPSGKKSTAVSAYPVESDGNNAWGRSTEYVKKSIEYNSSKWFEYPYPAATAVAGNVNGMEYPGIVFCGSRATKGNLWGVNDHEFGHTWFPMIVGSNERLYGWMDEGFNTFINTLSTADFNNGEYAGKKQDMQRVGDLLTKPDLEPVFSNPENLKERNNGILLYFKPGMGLTLLREQILGPERFDFAFKTYINRWAFKHPTPDDFFRTIENASGESLQWFWRGWFQNNWRLDVGVRDVKYVSGDPSKGALITLDNLEKMAMPVILEIKTKSGKTERLNLPVEIWERNNSFIVKYPSTEEIESVTYDPDKSLPDFNPDNNVWKK
- a CDS encoding 50S ribosomal protein L7/L12, whose product is MADLKAFAEQLVNLTVKEVNELAQILKDEYGIEPAAAAVAVSAAPAGGDDAPAAAAEQTAFDVILKEAGGSKLAVVKLVKDLTGLGLKEAKDLVDGAPKEVKTGVTKEEAQSLKSQLEEAGAVVEVK
- the nusG gene encoding transcription termination/antitermination factor NusG; its protein translation is MSDQLKWYVVRAISGKEKKVKQYVDAEVARLGIAHLVPQVLIPTEKYYQMRDGKKIAKERNYFPGYVLMEAALDGELEHVIKNINSVIGFLGDKQGNAIPLRQAEVNRILGKVDEMSAQGETMNVPYYVGENVKVMDGPFNGFSGVIEEVNEEKKKLKVMVKIFGRRTPLELNYMQVEKE
- the tuf gene encoding elongation factor Tu translates to MAKEKFDRSKPHLNIGTIGHVDHGKTTLTAAITKVLADKGFSEARSFDSIDSAPEEKERGITINTAHVEYSTNNRHYAHVDCPGHADYVKNMVTGAAQMDGAIIVVAATDGPMPQTREHILLARQVGVPSLVVFMNKVDMVDDPELLELVEMEIRELLSFYDYPGDDIAVIQGSALGGLNGEPKWVDKIMELMDAVDTQIPIPPRLTDLPFLMPVEDVFSITGRGTVATGRIERGVINSGEQVDILGMGAENLKSTVTGVEMFRKILDRGEAGDNVGLLLRGIEKTDIRRGMVICKPGSVTPHTDFKAEVYVLSKAEGGRHTPFFNKYRPQFYFRTTDVTGEISLAEGVEMVMPGDNVTITVKLINAIAMEKGLRFAIREGGRTVGAGQVTEILK
- the raiA gene encoding ribosome-associated translation inhibitor RaiA; the protein is MKITVQSIHFTADRKLLDFIQKKVDKLETFYDHIISGEVYLKLENVEDEANKIAEIKLMLPGNQIFAKEKCKSFEEATDLVVESLRKQIEKHKTKKSIAAEAAKKAALVAETDDF
- a CDS encoding tyrosine-type recombinase/integrase, translated to MFLDKFINYIKFEKRYSPHTVSAYQSDLEQFMLFLNPKDNLTPAYTHPSEISHHDIRGWMVHLMDQKLIARSVNRKIATLRKYFKFLLQEGDIAVNPTSRIIAPKVPKNLPVVVDTDKLTRMLDNGESNPSDADIFTHDFAGLRDKLVIEMLFGTGMRLAEITGLKESDINFYENTIKVLGKRNKERILPLNHELVLLLKRYLEVKKSEKFHNISVTLLVTNKGADAYPKLIYLIVQKYLSFISTQSKKSPHVLRHTFATSLLNKGADLNAIKELLGHANLSATQIYTHNSVERLKSIYKQAHPKA
- a CDS encoding 50S ribosomal protein L1, with translation MARLTKNQKAALSKIEANKSYSLEAASALVKELTNTKFDSSVDIDVRLGVDPRKANQMVRGIATLPHGTGKTVRVLVLCTPDKEQEAKDAGADFVGLDDYIAKIEGGWTDVDIIITMPSVMAKVGRLGRILGPRNLMPNPKSGTVTPEVGKAVTEVKGGKIDFKVDKTGIIHTSIGKASFTADKIYENALEVLQTISKLKPSAAKGTYFKSIHISSTMSPGITIETKSVAGI
- a CDS encoding 30S ribosomal protein S21; this encodes MIIINVKDGESLDKALKRFKKKFEKTGVLRELRSRQAFEKKSITRRHEIKHAIYKQNMNLETV
- a CDS encoding 50S ribosomal protein L10, with product MNKEEKYDLVLALTEQIKEYGNFYITDTSDLTVAKVNTIRRQCFENDITMQVAKNSLIKKAMEAAGGDFSPMFDVLKGSSSILFSKSATAPAKLIKKLRKTGDKPVLKAAYIDSAIFVGDNQLDTLTKLKSKEQLIGEIVGLLQSPAKNVISALQSGGNILAGVVKTLQERG